Proteins found in one Sporosarcina jeotgali genomic segment:
- a CDS encoding polyprenyl synthetase family protein gives MSEQLKMFMDEQLPLLHTHFTELFKGKNYPETLNEAMSYSVHAGGKRIRPLLVLAVLHDLKSTSDDAVRVAGAIELIHTYSLIHDDLPCMDDDDFRRGNPTNHVVFGEAAAVLAADALQTLAFEELASLQHTDAATTLAILRAVSIASGPAGMVGGQILDMQGEGKQLTLTELEEIHVHKTGALLACCVESGALLANATDTEMQQLRTFSKNIGLAFQIKDDILDVTASTEQLGKTANKDTASDKSTYPALLGLEGAHAKLADHHKRALDALEQISLGSSLLAQIADYIIDRNA, from the coding sequence GTGAGTGAGCAGCTGAAAATGTTTATGGATGAGCAGTTACCACTTTTACATACACACTTCACAGAACTCTTTAAAGGGAAGAATTATCCTGAAACTTTGAATGAGGCGATGTCGTACTCTGTACATGCAGGAGGAAAAAGAATCCGTCCTCTCCTGGTTCTGGCAGTGCTTCATGATTTGAAATCTACATCTGATGATGCAGTGCGAGTGGCTGGTGCGATTGAATTGATTCACACATATTCTTTAATCCATGATGACCTTCCTTGTATGGATGATGATGATTTCAGAAGAGGAAATCCAACGAATCATGTTGTTTTTGGAGAAGCAGCAGCCGTGTTAGCGGCAGATGCATTGCAAACACTTGCATTCGAAGAACTTGCATCACTCCAGCACACAGATGCAGCAACAACGCTTGCCATTTTAAGAGCTGTAAGTATCGCATCTGGACCAGCCGGAATGGTAGGAGGACAGATTCTTGATATGCAAGGGGAAGGAAAACAACTTACCTTGACAGAGCTTGAAGAAATCCATGTCCATAAAACCGGGGCATTGCTTGCATGCTGTGTTGAATCGGGTGCGCTTTTAGCGAATGCAACAGATACTGAAATGCAACAACTTCGTACTTTTTCAAAAAATATTGGATTAGCTTTTCAAATTAAAGATGACATCCTGGACGTCACTGCTTCTACAGAGCAACTGGGTAAGACAGCAAACAAAGATACAGCTAGTGATAAGAGTACATACCCCGCGCTTCTGGGGCTCGAAGGTGCTCATGCAAAACTTGCTGACCATCACAAAAGGGCACTTGATGCATTAGAACAAATTAGTCTGGGAAGTTCTTTGCTCGCACAAATTGCAGACTATATTATTGATCGAAACGCTTAA
- the dxs gene encoding 1-deoxy-D-xylulose-5-phosphate synthase has translation MDLTKISSPSDIKNLNLEEMKELAADIRKFLINKCSVTGGHIGPNLGVVELTIALHKFFNSPQDKFIWDVGHQAYVHKILTGRAGDFDTLRKYKGLSGFPKMAESEHDVWETGHSSTSLSAAMGMAAARDIKGDDNYVIPIIGDGALTGGMALEALNHIGSQQTNMIVILNDNEMSIAPNVGALHSILGKLRTAGKYNSVKDDVEELIKRIPAVGGKMASIVERLKDSLKYLVVSGVFFEELGFTYLGPIDGHDFNELERNLLYAKKMEGPVLLHVVTKKGKGYHPAENDKVGTWHGTGPYKIETGDFVKSPAKGPSWSGLVAATVARIAREDQRVATITPAMPVGSKLEAISAEFPERFYDVGIAEQHAATMAAGMATQGMKPFLSIYSTFLQRAYDQLVHDIARQKLNVFIGIDRAGLVGADGETHQGVFDIAFLRHLPNMVIMMPKDENEGQHMVKTALAYNDGPIAMRYPRGNGFGIPMDEELKVLPIGKWEKLTEGQDATILTFGTTIPMAYEAAELLKERGISVSIVNARFIKPLDEAMLDELFAVGKPIITVEEAVLAGGFGSAVLEYAHDSGVNAPIHRMGIPDQFIEHGDVEALLAEIGMTPGALADLTADAISVLERKKELQ, from the coding sequence ATGGATCTTACAAAGATCAGCAGTCCATCGGATATTAAAAACTTGAACCTAGAAGAGATGAAAGAACTCGCTGCAGACATTCGGAAGTTTCTTATTAACAAATGTTCTGTAACAGGCGGACATATCGGACCAAATCTAGGAGTGGTGGAGCTGACAATAGCGCTTCACAAATTTTTTAATAGTCCACAGGACAAATTTATTTGGGACGTAGGACACCAAGCGTATGTGCATAAGATTTTAACCGGCCGAGCTGGTGATTTTGATACGCTTCGTAAATACAAAGGATTAAGCGGTTTCCCTAAAATGGCAGAAAGTGAACACGATGTCTGGGAAACAGGGCATAGTTCCACTTCTTTATCTGCAGCAATGGGAATGGCGGCGGCTCGGGATATAAAAGGCGATGACAACTATGTCATTCCTATTATTGGTGATGGTGCGTTAACAGGCGGTATGGCCCTGGAAGCACTGAATCATATAGGCAGTCAGCAGACAAATATGATTGTCATTTTAAACGATAATGAAATGTCGATTGCCCCGAACGTCGGTGCTCTTCATTCCATACTAGGAAAGTTACGCACCGCGGGTAAGTATAACAGCGTTAAAGATGACGTTGAAGAACTTATCAAACGAATTCCTGCAGTTGGCGGCAAAATGGCGTCCATAGTAGAACGGCTTAAAGATAGTTTAAAATACTTAGTGGTTTCAGGTGTCTTTTTCGAAGAGCTAGGATTTACGTATTTAGGACCAATCGATGGACATGATTTCAATGAATTGGAACGCAATCTTCTCTATGCAAAAAAGATGGAAGGCCCAGTTCTTCTTCATGTTGTCACGAAAAAAGGAAAAGGGTACCATCCAGCTGAAAACGATAAAGTGGGTACATGGCATGGAACCGGACCTTATAAAATCGAGACAGGGGACTTTGTAAAATCACCTGCAAAAGGTCCATCTTGGAGTGGCTTAGTTGCGGCTACAGTTGCAAGAATTGCTCGCGAGGACCAACGTGTTGCGACGATTACACCTGCAATGCCTGTAGGTTCGAAATTGGAAGCTATTTCAGCTGAATTCCCTGAACGTTTTTACGATGTAGGGATTGCGGAACAACATGCAGCGACAATGGCTGCAGGGATGGCGACTCAAGGGATGAAACCGTTCTTGTCCATCTACTCGACATTCCTTCAGCGTGCATATGATCAGTTAGTTCATGATATTGCCCGCCAAAAGTTGAATGTATTTATTGGGATTGACCGGGCAGGACTCGTTGGCGCGGATGGAGAAACTCACCAAGGCGTCTTTGACATCGCATTCCTTCGTCACTTGCCAAATATGGTCATCATGATGCCAAAAGATGAAAATGAAGGCCAGCATATGGTTAAAACAGCGTTAGCTTATAATGACGGACCGATTGCTATGCGTTATCCTCGTGGAAATGGTTTCGGAATTCCGATGGATGAAGAATTGAAAGTACTGCCAATCGGTAAATGGGAGAAGTTGACCGAGGGACAAGATGCAACGATCTTAACGTTTGGAACGACAATCCCGATGGCGTACGAAGCAGCAGAACTCTTGAAAGAGCGTGGAATTTCAGTAAGCATCGTCAATGCTCGGTTCATCAAACCTCTTGACGAAGCGATGCTAGACGAACTCTTTGCAGTTGGAAAACCGATTATTACTGTTGAAGAAGCGGTTCTTGCAGGAGGATTCGGCAGTGCTGTTTTAGAATATGCACATGATTCCGGTGTCAATGCTCCGATTCATAGAATGGGAATTCCTGATCAATTTATTGAACACGGTGACGTTGAAGCATTGCTCGCAGAAATTGGAATGACTCCTGGAGCACTAGCTGATCTAACAGCAGATGCTATTTCTGTTCTGGAACGTAAGAAGGAACTGCAATGA
- a CDS encoding TlyA family RNA methyltransferase: MTNTDPKERVDVLLVQRGLVETREQAKRSIMAGIVYSNEIRMDKPGEKIKISLPLQVKGSSLKYVSRGGLKLEKALEEFDVTVGERIMLDIGSSTGGFTDCALQNGAKHCYALDVGTNQLAWKIRSDARVTVMEKCNFRYATPDMFTEGLPDFATIDVSFISLGLILPPLKQILIPGGDVLALVKPQFEAGKENVGKKGIVRDVAVHKEVLRKVADFAAKEGFSLREMTYSPVTGGEGNIEFLFHLVAEEQPISEFTDKDFSELVKQAHSELA, translated from the coding sequence ATGACAAATACGGATCCCAAAGAACGGGTCGACGTTTTGCTAGTTCAGCGAGGTCTCGTTGAGACAAGAGAGCAGGCGAAACGATCGATCATGGCGGGTATTGTTTATTCAAATGAAATTAGAATGGACAAGCCCGGTGAAAAAATAAAAATCTCATTACCGTTACAAGTAAAAGGATCTTCGTTAAAATATGTTAGCCGCGGCGGATTGAAATTAGAAAAAGCATTAGAGGAATTTGATGTCACGGTAGGGGAACGAATCATGTTAGACATAGGTTCTTCGACAGGCGGTTTTACAGATTGTGCTCTTCAAAATGGTGCAAAACATTGCTATGCTCTCGACGTTGGCACAAACCAGCTTGCTTGGAAGATTCGCTCTGATGCCCGGGTTACCGTCATGGAGAAATGCAATTTCCGATATGCAACCCCAGATATGTTTACAGAAGGGCTGCCTGATTTTGCGACGATTGATGTATCTTTTATTTCCTTAGGTTTGATATTACCTCCTTTAAAACAAATTCTGATCCCTGGTGGAGATGTTTTGGCATTAGTTAAACCGCAATTTGAAGCAGGTAAAGAGAACGTGGGGAAAAAAGGAATTGTTCGTGATGTTGCGGTGCATAAAGAAGTACTGCGAAAAGTAGCAGATTTTGCTGCGAAAGAAGGATTTAGTTTGAGAGAAATGACGTACTCTCCAGTTACAGGCGGAGAAGGAAATATTGAATTCCTATTCCATTTAGTTGCTGAAGAACAGCCTATATCAGAGTTTACGGACAAAGATTTCTCGGAATTAGTGAAGCAGGCTCATTCGGAATTAGCGTAA
- the ahrC gene encoding transcriptional regulator AhrC/ArgR, translating into MNKGQRHLRIREIITSQAIETQDQLVDTLKSSGVDVTQATVSRDIKELHLFKTPMPDGRYKYSLPANPQFNIEDKLHRMLTDAFISIDGASHFLILKTLPGNAHAVGSLIDHLEWVEMLGTICGDDTCMIICRDEAGAGSVRDRLLAML; encoded by the coding sequence ATGAACAAAGGGCAGCGACATCTGCGCATCCGGGAAATTATTACATCGCAAGCGATTGAAACACAAGATCAGCTTGTAGATACGTTGAAAAGCTCGGGTGTAGATGTGACGCAAGCAACCGTTTCCCGGGATATTAAAGAACTGCATTTATTCAAAACACCGATGCCTGACGGCCGTTACAAATATAGTTTACCTGCAAATCCGCAATTCAATATTGAGGATAAACTGCACCGGATGTTGACGGATGCTTTCATAAGTATTGATGGAGCAAGTCATTTTCTTATATTGAAAACGCTGCCAGGAAATGCACATGCAGTCGGATCACTGATTGATCATTTGGAATGGGTTGAAATGCTTGGCACAATCTGCGGAGATGACACGTGCATGATTATTTGCCGTGATGAAGCAGGTGCAGGTTCAGTTCGGGATCGCTTGCTTGCCATGCTTTAA
- the recN gene encoding DNA repair protein RecN, with the protein MLSELSIKNFAIIEDLDVSFEEGLTVLTGETGAGKSIIIDAVQLVAGGRGSVEFIRHGTKKAELEAMFTIVDLNHPVFRKMEEFGIESEEGTIILRRELNLNGKTTCRVNGKLVTIAILRELGSQLIDIHGQHENQELMHQKSHIHLLDSFAGSPFKMAMKSYTDLYEDYVKLHKKLSLASENEQQIAQRIDLYTFQLSEIDEAALQIGEEEKLESERMKLQHYHRLFDRLNNAYEAIQGDSHALDYLGTAMSDLEDAASVDSDLKTLAETAGESFYSLQDVAHDIKGMIDEMEYDPNRLEIVEDRLALFTILKRKYGTSIEDILLYRDKIADRLDELINRDDRLEKEQEKLKHLRADLEIEAGELSAIRKESASMLEKAIMEQLHQLHMGKAEFQVKIERKDTGVFDYNGFDDVAFYISTNVGEPMKPLVKVASGGELSRVMLALKTIFSKHQGITSIIFDEVDTGVSGRVAQAIAEKIAMVAMNSQVLCISHLPQVAAMADHHYLIHKEVTDERTRTSIQDVLDGDRTRELSRMLSGAEVTPLTLRHADELLQLAEARKSTL; encoded by the coding sequence TTGTTAAGTGAATTATCCATTAAGAATTTTGCAATTATTGAAGACCTTGATGTTTCATTTGAAGAGGGACTTACCGTTCTGACAGGAGAAACTGGAGCAGGAAAGTCCATTATTATTGACGCCGTACAGCTTGTAGCGGGGGGAAGAGGTTCTGTCGAATTCATTCGCCATGGTACTAAAAAGGCTGAGCTTGAAGCAATGTTTACAATTGTTGACCTCAATCATCCTGTTTTTCGGAAAATGGAGGAGTTCGGTATAGAATCGGAAGAAGGAACCATCATTTTGCGGAGGGAATTAAATCTTAATGGGAAAACGACGTGCCGCGTAAATGGGAAATTGGTTACGATTGCGATTCTTCGTGAACTGGGAAGCCAATTAATTGATATTCATGGTCAGCATGAGAATCAGGAATTAATGCATCAGAAGAGTCACATCCATTTACTGGATTCGTTTGCCGGCTCGCCTTTTAAGATGGCAATGAAGAGTTATACTGATTTGTACGAGGATTATGTTAAATTGCACAAAAAGCTAAGTCTCGCCTCAGAAAATGAACAGCAGATAGCTCAACGAATTGATCTATACACGTTTCAGTTAAGCGAGATCGATGAAGCAGCCCTGCAAATCGGTGAAGAGGAGAAACTTGAATCGGAACGAATGAAACTTCAGCATTATCATCGACTTTTTGACAGGTTAAATAATGCGTATGAAGCCATACAAGGCGATTCACATGCACTTGATTACCTGGGAACAGCAATGAGTGATCTTGAAGATGCTGCGTCGGTGGACAGTGACTTGAAAACACTTGCAGAAACCGCTGGTGAAAGTTTTTATTCACTGCAAGATGTTGCACACGACATTAAGGGCATGATCGATGAAATGGAATATGATCCGAATCGATTGGAAATTGTAGAAGATCGTTTAGCTTTATTTACAATACTTAAGCGGAAGTATGGTACATCCATTGAAGATATCTTACTGTATCGGGACAAAATAGCAGATCGGCTCGATGAATTAATAAATCGGGATGACCGTCTTGAAAAAGAACAAGAAAAATTAAAGCATTTACGGGCTGACTTAGAAATAGAAGCAGGAGAGCTTTCTGCTATTCGTAAAGAATCAGCATCAATGTTGGAAAAGGCCATTATGGAGCAACTTCATCAACTACATATGGGAAAAGCTGAATTCCAAGTGAAAATCGAGCGTAAAGATACCGGTGTATTCGATTATAATGGATTCGATGATGTTGCATTTTATATATCGACCAATGTCGGTGAGCCGATGAAACCTTTAGTTAAAGTCGCTTCAGGCGGTGAGCTTTCACGGGTTATGCTCGCTTTGAAAACCATTTTTTCAAAACACCAGGGAATTACATCAATTATCTTTGACGAAGTCGATACAGGTGTTAGCGGTCGTGTGGCGCAAGCGATTGCAGAAAAAATTGCAATGGTCGCCATGAATTCACAAGTTTTATGTATTTCCCATCTGCCTCAAGTTGCTGCAATGGCTGATCATCATTACCTTATCCATAAAGAGGTAACGGATGAACGCACGCGAACATCGATTCAAGATGTGCTGGATGGAGATCGTACACGAGAATTATCAAGAATGTTATCGGGCGCTGAAGTAACACCGCTAACATTGCGTCATGCTGACGAATTGTTACAGCTTGCTGAGGCGCGTAAAAGTACACTTTAA
- a CDS encoding SpoIVB peptidase S55 domain-containing protein: protein MEWSRQLKFFMASVVMIVVMSGSSIAAFAKSGSLIPMGNSIGIQLELAGVFVTSDVPLSKKNDSLKAGDQLVSIDGTSVNSLQNLHEQVTAMKDEAVIKLVLQREASDVKIESDGLSFKRALPFLKDTTEGTGTLTYVDLDDGTYGALGHQIIDSSLNSAPDFDSGSIYLSEIEQIKKSSPGNPGYKISSIIDQEETLGSILTNSVYGIFGDWNTSYKEVLTEPLEVMQPSELTVGKAEILTTIQGTKVESFEIEISKLSNDSFQFILTDQRLLEKTGGILQGMSGSPVIQKGKFVGAVTHMFVDEPEKGAGLFLGKMTEVGAK, encoded by the coding sequence ATGGAATGGAGTAGACAGCTGAAATTTTTCATGGCGTCTGTTGTGATGATTGTTGTCATGTCCGGCAGTTCTATCGCTGCGTTCGCTAAAAGCGGCTCATTAATCCCAATGGGGAATTCGATTGGGATTCAGCTGGAGCTAGCGGGTGTCTTTGTCACAAGTGATGTACCGCTTAGCAAAAAAAACGATTCCCTTAAAGCGGGTGATCAGTTAGTTAGCATAGACGGCACATCTGTGAATTCCCTGCAGAACCTTCATGAGCAAGTGACTGCGATGAAAGATGAGGCAGTGATAAAACTTGTTCTCCAGCGCGAAGCAAGTGATGTGAAGATCGAGTCGGATGGGCTGTCGTTTAAGAGAGCCTTACCTTTCTTGAAGGACACAACAGAAGGTACCGGGACGCTGACATATGTCGATCTCGATGATGGGACATATGGTGCGCTTGGACATCAAATCATCGATAGTTCTTTGAACAGTGCACCCGATTTCGATAGTGGCTCCATTTACTTGTCTGAAATCGAACAAATTAAGAAAAGTTCCCCAGGAAACCCAGGTTATAAGATCTCTTCAATCATCGATCAGGAAGAGACACTCGGTTCAATTTTGACCAATAGTGTTTATGGAATCTTTGGCGATTGGAATACTTCTTATAAGGAAGTCTTGACGGAACCATTGGAAGTTATGCAGCCATCAGAGTTAACAGTTGGAAAAGCAGAAATATTAACGACGATTCAAGGGACAAAAGTTGAATCGTTTGAGATTGAAATATCAAAGCTGTCGAATGATTCATTTCAATTTATACTGACGGATCAGCGTCTTCTGGAAAAAACAGGAGGAATTTTACAGGGGATGAGTGGAAGCCCTGTAATTCAAAAAGGGAAATTTGTAGGTGCGGTAACTCATATGTTTGTGGATGAGCCTGAAAAAGGAGCCGGTCTATTCCTGGGAAAAATGACAGAAGTAGGCGCCAAGTAA
- the spo0A gene encoding sporulation transcription factor Spo0A — protein sequence MGKIKIAIADDNKELVKTMTAYFEKHPEIDVLWTAQNGKQCLANLEQGVPDVLLLDIIMPYLDGIAVLEQIRNNDENANLKIIMLTAFGQEDVMTQAAGLGASYFMLKPFEFEQLVNQIFQAASVHKPSRAQQQHSQEPVKAEEGVSLKVLDTAITTTIKEIGVPAHIKGYSYLREAIQMVYNDNDLLGAVTKILYPEIAEKYKTTPSRVERAIRHAIEVAWNRGNYEVISKTFGYTVHHLKSKPTNSEFIAMIADKIRLEHMAS from the coding sequence ATGGGTAAAATTAAAATTGCAATTGCTGATGATAACAAAGAGCTTGTGAAAACAATGACAGCTTATTTTGAGAAGCATCCTGAAATAGACGTACTTTGGACCGCTCAAAATGGAAAACAATGCTTAGCCAATTTAGAACAAGGCGTTCCTGATGTGTTACTGCTGGATATTATTATGCCCTACTTGGACGGGATTGCCGTATTGGAGCAAATCCGTAATAATGATGAGAATGCAAATTTGAAAATCATTATGCTCACTGCCTTTGGACAAGAAGATGTGATGACACAGGCCGCTGGATTAGGCGCGTCATACTTTATGTTGAAGCCGTTTGAGTTTGAACAGCTTGTTAACCAAATTTTCCAAGCCGCGAGTGTACATAAACCTTCACGCGCGCAGCAACAACATTCACAGGAACCTGTAAAAGCAGAAGAAGGCGTTTCGCTAAAAGTGCTGGATACCGCGATTACAACGACTATTAAAGAAATTGGTGTTCCCGCCCATATTAAAGGCTACTCATATCTTAGGGAAGCGATTCAAATGGTCTATAATGATAATGATCTGCTTGGTGCGGTAACTAAAATTTTGTATCCGGAAATTGCAGAAAAGTACAAGACAACGCCCTCCCGTGTAGAACGTGCTATTCGCCATGCGATTGAAGTAGCATGGAATCGGGGGAATTACGAAGTTATTTCGAAAACGTTTGGCTATACAGTTCATCATTTAAAAAGCAAACCGACAAATTCTGAATTCATCGCAATGATCGCTGATAAGATCCGTCTTGAGCATATGGCCAGCTGA
- a CDS encoding DUF342 domain-containing protein, which translates to MLFENDYITLTRSENIILMHTKKSGFPIKSFDKITQELPRLKITSFPELRRALSTEGNEGEIASYASEIEISISLDKMKAEAEIYLTSEEIEEQRQELPMLIAEALKSKGIRPGQTEINWNAIKTKQSIVVAEGIAPVKGDDAVITYIEVPERRPVIREDGSADYYEMNFVTPIKKGDWLGEKIPPQEGINGFDIFGNEIPSKKGLDNKLYYDRKSVEEVEEDGKIVLRAVHGGVLEFENGVVGIGQQLLINGDVGPETGSITFDGTVVISGTVLAGYSVNATGDISVGAKEGVTNAKEVRSEQADVYIKGGVFGGGTTVIEAKGSIFIKHANECSLFAQTVQVGSYLLGSQVIADFVYVDRHKGRIIGGNIEGKYRIECAVAGNRHERVTELCAKGIDKEALHIDVQKMAQSIKNLQKQITQLENHVEPLEKVVTSLVGAQREAYDKIQDTLKTSREEVFVLDQAIQANLHTMKTAVPPQIEITHVANPGVCIQIGSKTSTIDSSTKGVFEMIDGVLNI; encoded by the coding sequence ATGTTATTTGAAAACGATTACATTACACTTACCAGAAGTGAAAATATAATTTTAATGCATACTAAAAAGAGTGGATTTCCAATTAAGTCTTTTGATAAAATTACACAAGAATTACCCAGATTGAAAATCACGTCCTTTCCTGAATTGCGCCGGGCTCTTTCAACGGAAGGAAACGAAGGAGAAATCGCTAGTTACGCATCTGAAATTGAGATAAGCATTTCTCTTGATAAAATGAAAGCCGAAGCAGAGATTTATTTAACATCGGAGGAGATTGAAGAACAAAGGCAAGAATTGCCTATGCTAATTGCAGAAGCATTGAAAAGTAAGGGAATTCGGCCGGGGCAGACTGAAATTAACTGGAACGCCATAAAAACGAAGCAATCGATCGTTGTAGCTGAAGGTATAGCGCCCGTAAAAGGTGACGATGCGGTTATTACATACATAGAAGTACCAGAAAGACGTCCTGTGATTAGAGAAGACGGCTCCGCAGACTATTATGAGATGAATTTTGTAACTCCTATTAAAAAGGGAGACTGGTTAGGTGAGAAAATTCCCCCTCAAGAAGGTATAAATGGTTTTGACATCTTTGGAAATGAAATACCAAGTAAAAAAGGATTGGACAATAAGCTTTATTACGATAGGAAGTCCGTTGAGGAAGTCGAAGAAGACGGGAAGATTGTCCTTAGAGCGGTCCATGGCGGCGTGTTGGAATTTGAAAACGGAGTCGTAGGTATCGGTCAGCAGCTTCTCATCAACGGAGACGTGGGACCTGAAACCGGATCAATAACTTTTGACGGGACAGTCGTCATCTCAGGAACAGTACTTGCCGGATACAGTGTCAATGCTACTGGCGATATTTCTGTAGGTGCTAAAGAAGGGGTGACCAATGCAAAAGAGGTAAGATCTGAGCAAGCGGATGTTTACATTAAAGGCGGCGTCTTTGGGGGCGGTACAACTGTCATTGAAGCGAAAGGAAGTATTTTCATTAAACACGCGAACGAGTGCAGTCTTTTTGCTCAAACGGTTCAGGTTGGCTCGTATTTGCTGGGGTCCCAGGTAATTGCTGACTTTGTTTATGTTGACCGGCACAAAGGACGAATTATTGGCGGGAATATTGAAGGAAAATACCGGATAGAATGTGCTGTTGCCGGTAATCGTCATGAACGGGTAACAGAGCTATGCGCAAAAGGTATCGATAAGGAAGCACTTCATATCGATGTTCAGAAAATGGCACAATCTATTAAAAACCTGCAAAAACAGATTACTCAATTAGAAAATCATGTTGAGCCATTAGAAAAAGTTGTGACTTCATTAGTAGGAGCCCAAAGAGAAGCATACGATAAAATACAAGATACCCTTAAAACAAGCCGTGAAGAAGTATTTGTACTTGACCAGGCAATTCAAGCTAATTTGCACACAATGAAAACCGCAGTTCCACCACAAATTGAAATTACGCATGTAGCAAATCCGGGTGTATGTATTCAAATTGGTTCAAAAACTTCTACTATTGATTCTTCTACAAAAGGTGTTTTTGAGATGATTGATGGGGTATTGAATATTTAA
- a CDS encoding glycerophosphodiester phosphodiesterase — MSVENKDNHRKEIYAHRGSSGKYFENTMKAFYGAVEDQADGIELDVQLSKDGVFFVIHDSELSRLSGVRKNISEMDAAEIQQIRIGKRFFRGVKGHSIPTLSSVISFAEMESIGLNIELKETISANPESLASLLDQVSVLEKVYVSSFDYELIKKVKELNPAMEAGLLLKKSMLTDHKLLDYPAADAFHFHKRMMKEPYLSQWKDTDKTIRVYGVEGDEPFVKNPPEFIHGWITDYPAKFISKRQ; from the coding sequence ATGTCTGTAGAGAACAAAGACAATCACCGCAAGGAAATATATGCACATAGAGGCTCTTCTGGAAAATACTTTGAAAATACGATGAAAGCTTTCTACGGAGCTGTAGAAGACCAAGCAGACGGTATTGAATTGGATGTTCAATTGTCTAAAGATGGAGTCTTTTTTGTAATACATGACTCAGAACTTTCCCGATTATCTGGAGTCCGGAAAAACATTTCAGAAATGGATGCAGCCGAGATCCAGCAAATCCGTATTGGAAAACGTTTTTTTAGAGGTGTAAAAGGCCATTCTATCCCGACCTTGTCATCCGTTATTTCATTTGCTGAGATGGAATCAATAGGGTTAAATATTGAGCTTAAAGAGACAATTTCTGCGAATCCAGAGTCATTGGCGAGCTTGCTTGATCAGGTTTCTGTGCTTGAAAAAGTATACGTTTCCTCATTTGATTATGAGTTAATCAAGAAAGTTAAGGAATTGAACCCTGCTATGGAAGCGGGATTGCTTTTGAAAAAGTCTATGCTGACAGATCACAAGCTCTTAGATTATCCAGCTGCAGATGCATTTCACTTTCATAAAAGAATGATGAAAGAGCCATATCTAAGTCAATGGAAAGATACAGATAAAACAATTCGCGTCTATGGGGTGGAAGGAGACGAACCGTTCGTCAAAAATCCGCCTGAGTTTATACATGGATGGATTACAGATTACCCAGCAAAATTTATCAGTAAAAGGCAATAA
- a CDS encoding DUF2627 domain-containing protein: protein MARLAAFIVLVIPGIAAALGIKLMRDALFGILFSPFPYIWMQFVAGFLLLAVSIGFFAGFLFRRDQRTGRIQKKKK, encoded by the coding sequence ATGGCTCGTTTAGCAGCGTTCATAGTGCTCGTTATACCAGGTATTGCCGCAGCTCTGGGTATAAAATTGATGCGTGATGCATTGTTCGGTATCCTATTTAGCCCTTTCCCATACATATGGATGCAATTTGTTGCAGGGTTTCTTCTACTTGCAGTAAGCATCGGTTTTTTCGCTGGATTTTTATTTCGACGGGATCAGCGAACAGGCAGAATACAAAAGAAGAAGAAATAA